From a single Ornithodoros turicata isolate Travis chromosome 8, ASM3712646v1, whole genome shotgun sequence genomic region:
- the LOC135366812 gene encoding uncharacterized protein LOC135366812 isoform X2: MRQLKLGDTFDSFSEWKTAFDEFCKATDQAYKVYTSKSVKSYNKKVEQSRLKSKSKTPTSEALDEKWQFAYVQYCCVLSRGKNKPRDEANGKVAYKKCNAAVGIKYTKQMDKLVIIKMNLEHNHSDQPDQPDDACDDAADLDADAGNEADSSSTSDSEEDEDPVNFGVSEEYRALSVRHAHGLQLSLGDMTDSELAPLLHELEKLEESDPDAAASVIVSNSNAITAVFFQTGAMRRAFREFPEVLLFDAGYTFSMGQYSLVCFSGHDASGLGCPFAFAILTKPVRLVAGLLLSVFVNANPLVSEVRVLLVGKEQLRLRSIVHFFDKACTTLLCHFHVIRSLFNKMDRLKMATADQERICRILRAMLACLHERTYTDNLKRVEQMDQPFWRHFRKTWHSRRDLWAGFCRNGIAPWCSGVNDRVEALVQFMLAVCTQARNLHEAVCNLAYGTQPILAQISTDAMLDEVREYHVKLLDYEAQIIAACCNYAAIHVLVQLRISRSHKFSVVATDCGYVVSCITGKATVPLNGFTCNCVFREAYGLPCAHAFVVAHARGVPISVEEVGQRWRRNGPFPIDLARCDADTEDNDVDDCKQGMLEYQDRLAKVKQLADKLTALVAVSPAEDFGHMFGALSEMYRTWSQSSSNRVNVSVFRPDKDHDHLVKDELLDTMDDFDFSHKEATDISAGLDDSHAVLSDDDVEMTHDGMKNNVFARTDLEKREESCSNPVSSESRPMVSIKMPDDAVFGFSGGIFKGTNEATRGQHVGEVPGHSRDSEAGRMAADKLDDDDYGLNANDLSCFTTSIGAGVPTEGFTAAEESDLFGYGAGEFEKELHGGAREDGGSPVLLSIKDDELSNGDNEESYKLLDSIMEAEASEKLADAMINRGVSSVRSIPPTDDMGSPLLQGIKDNEGLGDPAT, translated from the exons ATGCGGCAGTTAAAACTGGGAGATACATTCGATTCATTCTCTGAATGGAAAACTGCTTTTGATGAGTTCTGCAAAGCAACTGATCAGGCCTATAAGGTGTACACGTCGAAATCGGTGAAGAGCTATAACAAAAAAGTAGAACAGAGCCGCCTCAAGTCCAAGAGCAAAACGCCGACTTCCGAAGCCTTGGATGAAAAATGGCAGTTTGCATACGTGCAGTACTGTTGCGTGCTTTCACGTGGAAAGAATAAGCCCAGAGATGAGGCCAATGGCAA GGTTGCTTACAAAAAATGCAACGCTGCTGTGGGTATCAAATACACCAAGCAGATGGACAAACTCGTCATAATAAAGATGAATCTAGAGCACAACCATTCTGACCAGCCCGACCAGCCGGACGATGCCTGTGATGATGCTGCGGATTTGGACGCAGACGCCGGAAACGAAGCAGATTCGAG CTCAACCagtgacagcgaagaagacgaAGATCCGGTCAACTTTGGCGTGAGTGAGGAATACCGAGCTCTCAGCGTTCGTCATGCTCACGGACTGCAGCTCTCGCTGGGAGACATGACAGATTCAGAGCTAGCACCGCTCCTGCACGAGTTAGAGAAACTGGAGGAATCCGACCCAGACGCCGCGGCCTCGGTAATCGTGAGCAACAGCAACGCCATAACCGCGGTCTTTTTCCAG ACCGGTGCCATGCGCAGAGCCTTCAGGGAATTCCCCGAGGTGCTTCTCTTCGACGCCGGCTACACTTTTTCGATGGGACAGTACTCCCTGGTGTGCTTCAGCGGCCACGACGCTTCCGGTCTGGGCTGCCCTTTCGCGTTCGCTATCCTCACGAAACCCGTACGGCTAGTGGCGGGTCTTTTGTTGAGCGTCTTTGTTAATGCCAATCCGCTAGTGTCGGAGGTACGGGTGCTGCTAGTCGGCAAGGAGCAGCTGCGGCTGCGCAGCATCGTGCACTTCTTTGACAAGGCCTGCACCACTCTCCTGTGCCACTTTCACGTAATCAG GTCGCTGTTCAACAAAATGGATCGCCTCAAAATGGCCACCGCCGACCAGGAGCGCATCTGCCGCATCCTGCGTGCAATGTTGGCTTGCCTGCACGAACGGACGTACACGGACAATCTGAAACGCGTGGAGCAGATGGACCAGCCGTTTTGGCGGCATTTTCGAAAGACGTGGCACTCGCGCAGAGACCTCTGGGCGGGGTTCTGCCGCAACGGCATTGCCCCGTGGTGCAGCGGAGTGAACGACCGCGTCGAGGCCCTCGTACAGTTCATGCTCGCCGTGTGCACGCAggcgcgcaacctgcacgagGCCGTCTGCAACCTGGCGTACGGGACGCAACCGATTCTCGCTCAGATATCGACGGACGCCATGCTGGACGAAGTAAGGGAGTACCACGTGAAGTTGTTGGACTACGAAGCGCAGATCATAGCGGCATGCTGCAACTATGCGGCGATACACGTCCTAGTCCAGTTGAGAATTTCCAGGAGCCACAAGTTTTCGGTTGTCGCGACGGACTGTGGATACGTTGTGAGTTGCATCACAGGGAAGGCGACTGTTCCTTTGAATGGATTCACCTGCAATTGTGTGTTCAGAGAGGCATATGGGTTGCCGTGTGCACACGCTTTTGTGGTGGCCCACGCCAGGGGGGTGCCCATTTCGGTGGAAGAAGTCGGGCAGCGGTGGCGGCGTAATGGACCTTTTCCTATAGATCTGGCAAGGTGCGACGCGGACACGGAAGACAATGACGTGGACGACTGCAAGCAG GGCATGCTGGAGTACCAGGATCGACTGGCCAAGGTGAAGCAGCTGGCTGACAAATTAACTGCCCTGGTAGCCGTGAGCCCAGCTGAGGACTTTGGACACATGTTCGGCGCCCTGAGCGAAATGTACCGTACCTGGTCTCAAAGTTCGTCGAATAGAGTTAACGTGTCAGTATTCAGACCCG ACAAGGACCACGATCACCTGGTAAAGGATGAGCTGCTGGACACGATGGACGATTTCGATTTCTCACACAAGGAGGCAACAGATATCAGTGCAG GGCTCGATGACAGCCATGCTGTGCTCTCGGATGACGATGTTGAGATGACGCATGACGGAATGAAGAATAACGTGTTTGCAA GAACAGACCTAGAAAAACGCGAGGAATCATGCTCCAACCCAGTGTCATCCGAATCACGGCCCATGGTAAGCATCAAGATGCCAGACGACGCTGTTTTTGGCTTCTCTGGAGGTATCTTCAAGGGCACCAATGAGGCAACGCGTGGCCAGCATGTGGGAGAGGTCCCCGGACATTCGAGAGACTCCGAGGCGGGGCGCATGGCAGCTGACAAGTTGGATGACGACGACTACGGATTGAATGCAAACGACCTGTCCTGCTTTACGACCTCAATCGGAGCAGGAGTTCCAACGGAGGGCTTCACGGCAGCTGAAGAAAGTGACCTCTTTGGTTATGGAGCTGGAGAATTCGAGAAGGAGTTGCATGGCGGGGCACGAGAAGATGGCGGCAGCCCGGTGCTGCTCAGCATCAAGGACGATGAGCTCAGTAACG GGGATAATGAAGAAAGCTACAAATTATTAGACAGCATCATGGAGGCAGAGGCTTCTGAGAAGCTTGCAGATGCCATGATCAATCGAG GAGTTAGCAGTGTCAGAAGTATACCCCCTACTGATGACATGGGGTCACCGTTACTCCAAGGCATCAAAGACAATGAAGGCCTAGGAGATCCGGCCACCTGA
- the LOC135366815 gene encoding uncharacterized protein LOC135366815: MGTAYFILRIVTCTLLFTLTCVSGAEHVVHREASSKVERHFSGSISLDWLASAVSGMFGRFSGTEKQVPSPQPSPPAVNEGMFSLSKQVGLAGLNRLVSEMSQQERSKAMEQTRIVYCDRMNACKQGQDLIKGHQTMAEAVREVDMDAKYLDSILMGMSGVDCEKKYRGCKDFH, from the exons ATGGGAACAGCATACTTCATTCTGCGTATTGTCACTTGTACCCTGCTATTCACTCTCACGTGTGTTTCCG GAGCAGAACATGTGGTTCATCGTGAAGCATCGTCTAAGGTGGAGCGTCATTTCTCTGGTTCCATCAGCCTGGACTGGTTAGCCTCTGCAGTCTCAGGAATGTTTGGGCGATTTTCGGGGACAGAAAAGCAGGTTCCGAGTCCGCAACCGAGTCCTCCTGCGGTCAACGAAGGCATGTTCTCGCTTAGCAAGCAG GTCGGCCTGGCAGGCCTCAACAGACTCGTCAGTGAAATGAGCCAGCAAGAACGTAGCAAGGCCATGGAACAAACGCGTATCGTCTACTGTGACCGCATGAATGCCTGCAAACAAGGACAGGACCTCATCAAGGGACACCAAACTATGGCTGAGGCTGT ACGGGAGGTGGACATGGATGCCAAGTACTTGGACTCCATTTTGATGGGCATGAGCGGAGTGGACTGCGAGAAGAAGTACAGGGGCTGTAAGGATTTTCACTGA
- the LOC135366812 gene encoding uncharacterized protein LOC135366812 isoform X3 produces MRQLKLGDTFDSFSEWKTAFDEFCKATDQAYKVYTSKSVKSYNKKVEQSRLKSKSKTPTSEALDEKWQFAYVQYCCVLSRGKNKPRDEANGKVAYKKCNAAVGIKYTKQMDKLVIIKMNLEHNHSDQPDQPDDACDDAADLDADAGNEADSSSTSDSEEDEDPVNFGVSEEYRALSVRHAHGLQLSLGDMTDSELAPLLHELEKLEESDPDAAASVIVSNSNAITAVFFQTGAMRRAFREFPEVLLFDAGYTFSMGQYSLVCFSGHDASGLGCPFAFAILTKPVRLVAGLLLSVFVNANPLVSEVRVLLVGKEQLRLRSIVHFFDKACTTLLCHFHVIRSLFNKMDRLKMATADQERICRILRAMLACLHERTYTDNLKRVEQMDQPFWRHFRKTWHSRRDLWAGFCRNGIAPWCSGVNDRVEALVQFMLAVCTQARNLHEAVCNLAYGTQPILAQISTDAMLDEVREYHVKLLDYEAQIIAACCNYAAIHVLVQLRISRSHKFSVVATDCGYVVSCITGKATVPLNGFTCNCVFREAYGLPCAHAFVVAHARGVPISVEEVGQRWRRNGPFPIDLARCDADTEDNDVDDCKQGMLEYQDRLAKVKQLADKLTALVAVSPAEDFGHMFGALSEMYRTWSQSSSNRVNVSVFRPDKDHDHLVKDELLDTMDDFDFSHKEATDISAGLDDSHAVLSDDDVEMTHDGMKNNVFASIFKGTNEATRGQHVGEVPGHSRDSEAGRMAADKLDDDDYGLNANDLSCFTTSIGAGVPTEGFTAAEESDLFGYGAGEFEKELHGGAREDGGSPVLLSIKDDELSNGSKEGTRIKWDNEESYKLLDSIMEAEASEKLADAMINRGVSSVRSIPPTDDMGSPLLQGIKDNEGLGDPAT; encoded by the exons ATGCGGCAGTTAAAACTGGGAGATACATTCGATTCATTCTCTGAATGGAAAACTGCTTTTGATGAGTTCTGCAAAGCAACTGATCAGGCCTATAAGGTGTACACGTCGAAATCGGTGAAGAGCTATAACAAAAAAGTAGAACAGAGCCGCCTCAAGTCCAAGAGCAAAACGCCGACTTCCGAAGCCTTGGATGAAAAATGGCAGTTTGCATACGTGCAGTACTGTTGCGTGCTTTCACGTGGAAAGAATAAGCCCAGAGATGAGGCCAATGGCAA GGTTGCTTACAAAAAATGCAACGCTGCTGTGGGTATCAAATACACCAAGCAGATGGACAAACTCGTCATAATAAAGATGAATCTAGAGCACAACCATTCTGACCAGCCCGACCAGCCGGACGATGCCTGTGATGATGCTGCGGATTTGGACGCAGACGCCGGAAACGAAGCAGATTCGAG CTCAACCagtgacagcgaagaagacgaAGATCCGGTCAACTTTGGCGTGAGTGAGGAATACCGAGCTCTCAGCGTTCGTCATGCTCACGGACTGCAGCTCTCGCTGGGAGACATGACAGATTCAGAGCTAGCACCGCTCCTGCACGAGTTAGAGAAACTGGAGGAATCCGACCCAGACGCCGCGGCCTCGGTAATCGTGAGCAACAGCAACGCCATAACCGCGGTCTTTTTCCAG ACCGGTGCCATGCGCAGAGCCTTCAGGGAATTCCCCGAGGTGCTTCTCTTCGACGCCGGCTACACTTTTTCGATGGGACAGTACTCCCTGGTGTGCTTCAGCGGCCACGACGCTTCCGGTCTGGGCTGCCCTTTCGCGTTCGCTATCCTCACGAAACCCGTACGGCTAGTGGCGGGTCTTTTGTTGAGCGTCTTTGTTAATGCCAATCCGCTAGTGTCGGAGGTACGGGTGCTGCTAGTCGGCAAGGAGCAGCTGCGGCTGCGCAGCATCGTGCACTTCTTTGACAAGGCCTGCACCACTCTCCTGTGCCACTTTCACGTAATCAG GTCGCTGTTCAACAAAATGGATCGCCTCAAAATGGCCACCGCCGACCAGGAGCGCATCTGCCGCATCCTGCGTGCAATGTTGGCTTGCCTGCACGAACGGACGTACACGGACAATCTGAAACGCGTGGAGCAGATGGACCAGCCGTTTTGGCGGCATTTTCGAAAGACGTGGCACTCGCGCAGAGACCTCTGGGCGGGGTTCTGCCGCAACGGCATTGCCCCGTGGTGCAGCGGAGTGAACGACCGCGTCGAGGCCCTCGTACAGTTCATGCTCGCCGTGTGCACGCAggcgcgcaacctgcacgagGCCGTCTGCAACCTGGCGTACGGGACGCAACCGATTCTCGCTCAGATATCGACGGACGCCATGCTGGACGAAGTAAGGGAGTACCACGTGAAGTTGTTGGACTACGAAGCGCAGATCATAGCGGCATGCTGCAACTATGCGGCGATACACGTCCTAGTCCAGTTGAGAATTTCCAGGAGCCACAAGTTTTCGGTTGTCGCGACGGACTGTGGATACGTTGTGAGTTGCATCACAGGGAAGGCGACTGTTCCTTTGAATGGATTCACCTGCAATTGTGTGTTCAGAGAGGCATATGGGTTGCCGTGTGCACACGCTTTTGTGGTGGCCCACGCCAGGGGGGTGCCCATTTCGGTGGAAGAAGTCGGGCAGCGGTGGCGGCGTAATGGACCTTTTCCTATAGATCTGGCAAGGTGCGACGCGGACACGGAAGACAATGACGTGGACGACTGCAAGCAG GGCATGCTGGAGTACCAGGATCGACTGGCCAAGGTGAAGCAGCTGGCTGACAAATTAACTGCCCTGGTAGCCGTGAGCCCAGCTGAGGACTTTGGACACATGTTCGGCGCCCTGAGCGAAATGTACCGTACCTGGTCTCAAAGTTCGTCGAATAGAGTTAACGTGTCAGTATTCAGACCCG ACAAGGACCACGATCACCTGGTAAAGGATGAGCTGCTGGACACGATGGACGATTTCGATTTCTCACACAAGGAGGCAACAGATATCAGTGCAG GGCTCGATGACAGCCATGCTGTGCTCTCGGATGACGATGTTGAGATGACGCATGACGGAATGAAGAATAACGTGTTTGCAA GTATCTTCAAGGGCACCAATGAGGCAACGCGTGGCCAGCATGTGGGAGAGGTCCCCGGACATTCGAGAGACTCCGAGGCGGGGCGCATGGCAGCTGACAAGTTGGATGACGACGACTACGGATTGAATGCAAACGACCTGTCCTGCTTTACGACCTCAATCGGAGCAGGAGTTCCAACGGAGGGCTTCACGGCAGCTGAAGAAAGTGACCTCTTTGGTTATGGAGCTGGAGAATTCGAGAAGGAGTTGCATGGCGGGGCACGAGAAGATGGCGGCAGCCCGGTGCTGCTCAGCATCAAGGACGATGAGCTCAGTAACG GTTCAAAAGAAGGCACTCGCATTAAAT GGGATAATGAAGAAAGCTACAAATTATTAGACAGCATCATGGAGGCAGAGGCTTCTGAGAAGCTTGCAGATGCCATGATCAATCGAG GAGTTAGCAGTGTCAGAAGTATACCCCCTACTGATGACATGGGGTCACCGTTACTCCAAGGCATCAAAGACAATGAAGGCCTAGGAGATCCGGCCACCTGA
- the LOC135366812 gene encoding uncharacterized protein LOC135366812 isoform X1: MRQLKLGDTFDSFSEWKTAFDEFCKATDQAYKVYTSKSVKSYNKKVEQSRLKSKSKTPTSEALDEKWQFAYVQYCCVLSRGKNKPRDEANGKVAYKKCNAAVGIKYTKQMDKLVIIKMNLEHNHSDQPDQPDDACDDAADLDADAGNEADSSSTSDSEEDEDPVNFGVSEEYRALSVRHAHGLQLSLGDMTDSELAPLLHELEKLEESDPDAAASVIVSNSNAITAVFFQTGAMRRAFREFPEVLLFDAGYTFSMGQYSLVCFSGHDASGLGCPFAFAILTKPVRLVAGLLLSVFVNANPLVSEVRVLLVGKEQLRLRSIVHFFDKACTTLLCHFHVIRSLFNKMDRLKMATADQERICRILRAMLACLHERTYTDNLKRVEQMDQPFWRHFRKTWHSRRDLWAGFCRNGIAPWCSGVNDRVEALVQFMLAVCTQARNLHEAVCNLAYGTQPILAQISTDAMLDEVREYHVKLLDYEAQIIAACCNYAAIHVLVQLRISRSHKFSVVATDCGYVVSCITGKATVPLNGFTCNCVFREAYGLPCAHAFVVAHARGVPISVEEVGQRWRRNGPFPIDLARCDADTEDNDVDDCKQGMLEYQDRLAKVKQLADKLTALVAVSPAEDFGHMFGALSEMYRTWSQSSSNRVNVSVFRPDKDHDHLVKDELLDTMDDFDFSHKEATDISAGLDDSHAVLSDDDVEMTHDGMKNNVFARTDLEKREESCSNPVSSESRPMVSIKMPDDAVFGFSGGIFKGTNEATRGQHVGEVPGHSRDSEAGRMAADKLDDDDYGLNANDLSCFTTSIGAGVPTEGFTAAEESDLFGYGAGEFEKELHGGAREDGGSPVLLSIKDDELSNGSKEGTRIKWDNEESYKLLDSIMEAEASEKLADAMINRGVSSVRSIPPTDDMGSPLLQGIKDNEGLGDPAT, encoded by the exons ATGCGGCAGTTAAAACTGGGAGATACATTCGATTCATTCTCTGAATGGAAAACTGCTTTTGATGAGTTCTGCAAAGCAACTGATCAGGCCTATAAGGTGTACACGTCGAAATCGGTGAAGAGCTATAACAAAAAAGTAGAACAGAGCCGCCTCAAGTCCAAGAGCAAAACGCCGACTTCCGAAGCCTTGGATGAAAAATGGCAGTTTGCATACGTGCAGTACTGTTGCGTGCTTTCACGTGGAAAGAATAAGCCCAGAGATGAGGCCAATGGCAA GGTTGCTTACAAAAAATGCAACGCTGCTGTGGGTATCAAATACACCAAGCAGATGGACAAACTCGTCATAATAAAGATGAATCTAGAGCACAACCATTCTGACCAGCCCGACCAGCCGGACGATGCCTGTGATGATGCTGCGGATTTGGACGCAGACGCCGGAAACGAAGCAGATTCGAG CTCAACCagtgacagcgaagaagacgaAGATCCGGTCAACTTTGGCGTGAGTGAGGAATACCGAGCTCTCAGCGTTCGTCATGCTCACGGACTGCAGCTCTCGCTGGGAGACATGACAGATTCAGAGCTAGCACCGCTCCTGCACGAGTTAGAGAAACTGGAGGAATCCGACCCAGACGCCGCGGCCTCGGTAATCGTGAGCAACAGCAACGCCATAACCGCGGTCTTTTTCCAG ACCGGTGCCATGCGCAGAGCCTTCAGGGAATTCCCCGAGGTGCTTCTCTTCGACGCCGGCTACACTTTTTCGATGGGACAGTACTCCCTGGTGTGCTTCAGCGGCCACGACGCTTCCGGTCTGGGCTGCCCTTTCGCGTTCGCTATCCTCACGAAACCCGTACGGCTAGTGGCGGGTCTTTTGTTGAGCGTCTTTGTTAATGCCAATCCGCTAGTGTCGGAGGTACGGGTGCTGCTAGTCGGCAAGGAGCAGCTGCGGCTGCGCAGCATCGTGCACTTCTTTGACAAGGCCTGCACCACTCTCCTGTGCCACTTTCACGTAATCAG GTCGCTGTTCAACAAAATGGATCGCCTCAAAATGGCCACCGCCGACCAGGAGCGCATCTGCCGCATCCTGCGTGCAATGTTGGCTTGCCTGCACGAACGGACGTACACGGACAATCTGAAACGCGTGGAGCAGATGGACCAGCCGTTTTGGCGGCATTTTCGAAAGACGTGGCACTCGCGCAGAGACCTCTGGGCGGGGTTCTGCCGCAACGGCATTGCCCCGTGGTGCAGCGGAGTGAACGACCGCGTCGAGGCCCTCGTACAGTTCATGCTCGCCGTGTGCACGCAggcgcgcaacctgcacgagGCCGTCTGCAACCTGGCGTACGGGACGCAACCGATTCTCGCTCAGATATCGACGGACGCCATGCTGGACGAAGTAAGGGAGTACCACGTGAAGTTGTTGGACTACGAAGCGCAGATCATAGCGGCATGCTGCAACTATGCGGCGATACACGTCCTAGTCCAGTTGAGAATTTCCAGGAGCCACAAGTTTTCGGTTGTCGCGACGGACTGTGGATACGTTGTGAGTTGCATCACAGGGAAGGCGACTGTTCCTTTGAATGGATTCACCTGCAATTGTGTGTTCAGAGAGGCATATGGGTTGCCGTGTGCACACGCTTTTGTGGTGGCCCACGCCAGGGGGGTGCCCATTTCGGTGGAAGAAGTCGGGCAGCGGTGGCGGCGTAATGGACCTTTTCCTATAGATCTGGCAAGGTGCGACGCGGACACGGAAGACAATGACGTGGACGACTGCAAGCAG GGCATGCTGGAGTACCAGGATCGACTGGCCAAGGTGAAGCAGCTGGCTGACAAATTAACTGCCCTGGTAGCCGTGAGCCCAGCTGAGGACTTTGGACACATGTTCGGCGCCCTGAGCGAAATGTACCGTACCTGGTCTCAAAGTTCGTCGAATAGAGTTAACGTGTCAGTATTCAGACCCG ACAAGGACCACGATCACCTGGTAAAGGATGAGCTGCTGGACACGATGGACGATTTCGATTTCTCACACAAGGAGGCAACAGATATCAGTGCAG GGCTCGATGACAGCCATGCTGTGCTCTCGGATGACGATGTTGAGATGACGCATGACGGAATGAAGAATAACGTGTTTGCAA GAACAGACCTAGAAAAACGCGAGGAATCATGCTCCAACCCAGTGTCATCCGAATCACGGCCCATGGTAAGCATCAAGATGCCAGACGACGCTGTTTTTGGCTTCTCTGGAGGTATCTTCAAGGGCACCAATGAGGCAACGCGTGGCCAGCATGTGGGAGAGGTCCCCGGACATTCGAGAGACTCCGAGGCGGGGCGCATGGCAGCTGACAAGTTGGATGACGACGACTACGGATTGAATGCAAACGACCTGTCCTGCTTTACGACCTCAATCGGAGCAGGAGTTCCAACGGAGGGCTTCACGGCAGCTGAAGAAAGTGACCTCTTTGGTTATGGAGCTGGAGAATTCGAGAAGGAGTTGCATGGCGGGGCACGAGAAGATGGCGGCAGCCCGGTGCTGCTCAGCATCAAGGACGATGAGCTCAGTAACG GTTCAAAAGAAGGCACTCGCATTAAAT GGGATAATGAAGAAAGCTACAAATTATTAGACAGCATCATGGAGGCAGAGGCTTCTGAGAAGCTTGCAGATGCCATGATCAATCGAG GAGTTAGCAGTGTCAGAAGTATACCCCCTACTGATGACATGGGGTCACCGTTACTCCAAGGCATCAAAGACAATGAAGGCCTAGGAGATCCGGCCACCTGA